The proteins below come from a single Clarias gariepinus isolate MV-2021 ecotype Netherlands chromosome 17, CGAR_prim_01v2, whole genome shotgun sequence genomic window:
- the purg gene encoding purine-rich element-binding protein gamma, translating to MADGNTREMDRGKGRITGDSFPRGGYAQQYGTATLPALQAPDIQELASKRVDIQKKRFYLDVKQSARGRFLKIAEVWIGRGRHDSVRKSKLTLSMAMAPDLRYCLGDFIDYYAHVGLRGGHAPRPEEPSDAQRRRQPDHHAAPASPSGSAASEEPAHRVLKSESIEGDNRKYYLDLKENQRGRFLRIRQTVSRGQGAVGYYGQAVEQTIVLPAQGLIEFRDALSQLIEDYGDEREANGRGGRGERDREAACAELPEAASFRVDNKRFYFDVGSNRYGVFLKISEVRQPYRNTITVPLKAWARFGENFIRYEEEMRRLFTCRKEKRTEAQADSEERED from the coding sequence ATGGCCGACGGTAACACGAGAGAGATGGATCGAGGGAAAGGCAGGATTACGGGCGACTCGTTTCCGAGAGGGGGCTACGCGCAGCAGTACGGCACGGCGACTCTGCCCGCGCTGCAAGCTCCCGACATACAGGAGCTCGCGTCCAAACGCGTCGACATCCAGAAGAAGCGCTTCTACTTGGACGTGAAGCAGAGCGCGCGGGGCCGCTTCCTGAAAATCGCAGAGGTGTGGATCGGCAGGGGGAGGCATGACAGCGTGCGGAAGAGCAAGCTTACGCTGTCTATGGCCATGGCTCCGGACCTGAGGTACTGCCTGGGGGATTTTATCGATTACTACGCGCACGTAGGCCTGCGAGGAGGCCACGCGCCGCGGCCTGAGGAGCCGAGCGACGCGCAACGGAGGCGGCAGCCGGACCATCATGCAGCGCCCGCATCACCCAGCGGCTCCGCGGCGTCCGAAGAGCCCGCGCACCGGGTGCTGAAGAGCGAGTCGATCGAGGGCGACAACCGGAAGTACTATCTGGATCTGAAAGAGAACCAGCGCGGCCGCTTTTTGCGCATCCGACAGACCGTTAGCAGGGGGCAGGGCGCAGTCGGGTACTACGGCCAGGCCGTGGAGCAGACCATTGTGCTGCCCGCGCAGGGCTTGATCGAATTCCGCGACGCGCTCTCGCAGCTCATCGAGGACTACGGCGACGAACGCGAGGCCAACGGACGAGGCGGGAGGGGGGAGCGCGATCGGGAAGCGGCGTGTGCCGAGCTGCCTGAGGCGGCGTCGTTCCGCGTCGACAACAAGCGCTTCTACTTCGACGTGGGCTCCAACAGGTACGGCGTGTTCCTCAAAATCAGTGAGGTTCGCCAGCCGTACCGCAACACCATCACGGTGCCGCTGAAAGCCTGGGCCCGCTTCGGCGAGAACTTCATCAGGTACGAAGAGGAAATGAGACGCCTGTTCACCTGCCGCAAGGAGAAGAGGACAGAGGCGCAGGCGGACAGCGAAGAGCGCGAGGATTGA